One window of Nocardia sp. NBC_00508 genomic DNA carries:
- the glfT1 gene encoding galactofuranosyltransferase GlfT1, whose product MSGQARVGSDARIVAIVVTHKRRELLAESLKILASQSRPVDHLIVVDNGNEPEVAALVRDQPVESTYLGSAHNLGGAGGFALGILHALSIGADWLWLADDDGRPEGPDVLSTLLDCADRHGLVEVSPVVCDIDEPDRLAFPLRRGVVWRRLRSELGDEDFLPGIASLFNGALISAKAVDVIGVPDLRLFVRGDEVEVHRRLVRSGLPFGTCLQTAYLHPNGAAEFKPILGGRMHTQYPDDPVKRYFTYRNRGYLMSQPGMRKLLPQEWIRFSWFFLVTRRDPAGLREWFHLRSLGRHEQFGKPE is encoded by the coding sequence ATGAGTGGTCAGGCCCGGGTCGGCTCGGACGCGCGCATCGTGGCGATCGTCGTCACGCACAAGCGCCGCGAGCTGCTCGCCGAGTCGCTGAAAATCCTTGCCTCCCAATCACGGCCGGTGGACCACCTGATCGTCGTCGACAACGGCAACGAACCGGAGGTCGCGGCCCTGGTCCGTGACCAGCCAGTGGAATCCACCTATCTGGGTTCGGCGCACAATCTCGGCGGCGCGGGCGGGTTCGCGCTCGGCATACTGCACGCGCTGAGCATCGGCGCGGACTGGCTGTGGCTCGCCGACGACGACGGCAGGCCCGAAGGTCCCGATGTGTTGTCCACCCTGCTGGATTGCGCGGACCGGCACGGGCTCGTCGAGGTGTCCCCCGTGGTCTGCGATATCGATGAACCCGACCGCCTCGCGTTCCCGCTGCGCCGTGGCGTGGTGTGGCGGCGGCTGCGCTCGGAACTCGGCGACGAGGACTTCCTGCCCGGTATCGCCTCGCTGTTCAACGGCGCGCTGATCTCCGCGAAGGCGGTCGACGTGATTGGCGTGCCGGACCTACGCCTGTTCGTTCGCGGCGACGAGGTCGAGGTGCATCGCCGCTTGGTCCGCTCCGGCCTGCCGTTCGGCACCTGCCTGCAGACGGCGTACCTGCATCCCAACGGTGCGGCCGAGTTCAAACCGATCCTCGGTGGCCGGATGCACACCCAGTACCCCGACGACCCGGTGAAGCGTTACTTCACCTACCGCAACCGCGGCTACCTGATGTCCCAGCCCGGTATGCGCAAACTGCTGCCCCAGGAATGGATCCGCTTCTCCTGGTTCTTCCTTGTCACTCGCCGCGACCCGGCGGGCCTGCGCGAGTGGTTCCACCTCCGCTCCCTCGGCCGCCACGAACAGTTCGGCAAACCCGAGTGA